Proteins encoded within one genomic window of Camelina sativa cultivar DH55 chromosome 19, Cs, whole genome shotgun sequence:
- the LOC104765452 gene encoding protein NRT1/ PTR FAMILY 1.1, with product MENPPDQKDSSKEMLQPSSSRRRSRAKGGLLTMPFIIGNEAFEKVASYGLLQNMILYLMNDYRLGVAKAQTVLFMWVAATNFLPLVGAFLSDSYLGRFLTIAVASLSGFLGMVVLWLTAMLPQVKPSPCLATAGTNCSSATSSQLALLYSAFALISIGSGGIRPCSLAFGADQLDNKENPKNERVLESFFGWYYASSSVAVLIAFTVIVYIQDHLGWKIGFGIPAILMLLAGFLFVFASPLYVKRNVSKSLFTGLAQVAVAAYVNRKLSLLDHHDSNECYYRLKDSEVKAPSDKLRFINKACVIKNREEDLGSDGLALNPWRLCTTDKVEELKALVKVIPVWSTGIMMSINVSQNSFQLLQAKSMDRRLSSGSTFQIPAGSFGMFTIIALISWVVLYDRAILPLASKIQGRPVRVNVKIRMGLGLFISFLAMALSATVEHYRRKTAISQGLANNADATVNISAMWLVPQYVLHGLAEALTGIGQTEFFYTEFPKSMSSIAASLFGLGMAVANILASVILNAVKSSSKKGNVSWIEDNINKGHYDYYYWVLAILSFVNVIYYVVCSWSYGPTVDQVRNDKVNGVREEEEEEVVKLN from the exons ATGGAGAACCCTCCGGATCAAAAAGACTCATCAAAGGAGATGCTTCAACCaagtagtagtagaagaagaagcagagccaAGGGTGGTCTTCTCACTATGCCTTTCATCATTG GAAACGAGGCGTTCGAGAAAGTGGCGAGCTACGGGTTGTTACAGAACATGATTCTTTACCTGATGAATGATTACAGATTGGGAGTTGCCAAAGCTCAGACAGTTTTGTTCATGTGGGTCGCTGCTACTAATTTCCTGCCTCTCGTTGGAGCTTTCCTCTCAGATTCGTATTTGGGTCGCTTCCTCACTATCGCCGTTGCTTCTCTCTCCGGTTTCCTG GGTATGGTGGTACTATGGCTAACGGCAATGTTACCGCAAGTGAAGCCATCACCTTGTCTAGCAACAGCCGGAACCAACTGCAGCTCGGCGACATCTTCACAATTGGCTCTTTTGTATTCCGCATTCGCACTTATATCGATTGGATCAGGAGGAATCAGGCCATGTTCTTTAGCCTTTGGTGCTGATCAATTGGACAACAAAGAGAATCCTAAGAACGAGAGAGTTCTTGAAAGCTTCTTTGGTTGGTACTACGCTTCTTCATCGGTTGCTGTCTTGATCGCTTTCACCGTCATTGTTTACATTCAAGATCATCTAGGATGGAAAATCGGGTTTGGGATACCCGCGATTCTCATGCTGCTCGCGgggttcttgtttgttttcgcTTCTCCTCTCTACGTTAAACGCAACGTGAGCAAGAGTCTGTTCACTGGTTTAGCTCAAGTGGCTGTTGCAGCTTACGTGAACAGGAAGTTAAGTTTGCTGGATCATCATGACTCCAACGAGTGTTATTATCGTTTGAAAGATTCTGAAGTCAAAGCTCCAAGTGACAAATTGAG GTTTATAAACAAAGCTTGTGTCATAAAAAACCGCGAGGAAGACCTTGGTTCTGATGGTTTAGCCTTAAACCCATGGAGGCTATGCACAACGGACAAAGTTGAGGAACTCAAGGCGTTGGTCAAGGTGATACCGGTATGGTCCACTGGGATAATGATGTCGATAAACGTAAGCCAGAACTCGTTTCAGTTGCTTCAAGCTAAATCAATGGACCGACGTTTAAGCAGCGGTTCGACCTTCCAAATCCCAGCTGGATCTTTCGGTATGTTCACAATCATAGCCTTAATCTCATGGGTCGTTCTGTACGACCGTGCAATCCTCCCTTTAGCTTCCAAGATCCAAGGCAGACCGGTTAGGGTCAATGTCAAGATTCGAATGGGATTAGGGCTGTTCATATCCTTCTTAGCAATGGCGCTTTCGGCAACTGTTGAGCATTACAGAAGGAAAACCGCGATAAGCCAAGGACTCGCAAACAACGCCGACGCAACAGTGAACATCTCAGCGATGTGGCTGGTACCACAGTATGTGTTACACGGTTTAGCAGAGGCCTTAACCGGGATAGGACAAACAGAGTTTTTCTACACAGAGTTCCCTAAAAGCATGTCCAGCATAGCTGCTTCGCTGTTCGGTCTAGGAATGGCGGTGGCTAATATCTTGGCTAGTGTGATTCTAAATGCGGTCAAAAGTAGCTCAAAGAAGGGAAACGTTAGCTGGATTGAAGATAATATCAACAAGGGTCACTACGACTATTACTATTGGGTTTTAGCGATCTTGAGCTTCGTTAATGTCATCTATTACGTTGTGTGTAGCTGGTCGTATGGTCCTACGGTAGATCAGGTGAGAAATGACAAGGTTAATGgtgtgagagaagaagaagaagaggaagttgtTAAATTAAACTAA
- the LOC104765453 gene encoding uncharacterized protein LOC104765453: protein MVDSTVLKTTSSYLEEIAQGNGKSEFEGLILQGLELIHVGKGVLRCKLLVTDRVAGEDGAWHAGVMTAVMDSIGAAAVYSTGDGLNSSLDLNSSFYSRAKIQESVEIEARVNGINGGLKSVVIEIRRETSGEIIATGRLWMSPLSVKVIPNVSDLLSKL from the exons ATGGTAGATTCCACGGTCCTTAAAACGACATCATCGTATCTCGAAGAGATAGCACAAGGCAACGGCAAAAGCGAGTTCGAGGGATTAATCTTGCAAGGCTTAGAACTCATCCATGTCGGGAAAGGAGTCTTACGATGTAAACTACTCGTCACAGATCGTGTCGCG GGAGAAGATGGAGCTTGGCACGCCGGAGTGATGACGGCGGTAATGGATTCGATCGGAGCTGCTGCTGTGTACTCCACCGGCGACGGGCTAAATTCCTCTCTTGATCTTAACTCTTCGTTTTATTCAAGGGCCAAGATTCAA GAATCGGTAGAGATAGAAGCAAGAGTGAATGGGATTAATGGAGGATTAAAATCAGTTGTGATTGAGATCAGAAGAGAAACAAGTGGAGAAATCATAGCCACAGGAAGGTTGTGGATGTCCCCTCTTAGCGTCAAAGTCATACCCAATGTTTCTGATCTTCTTagtaagctttga